One Drechmeria coniospora strain ARSEF 6962 chromosome 01, whole genome shotgun sequence genomic region harbors:
- a CDS encoding protein translocation protein, Sec62 family protein, with translation MPPGMQRPTPEQIAEIQRRIAEDAQKAGMSVPEFIEHIKRQAMEQQRQQAQQGGHGGCDHDHDHDHDHGHDHGHDHDHDHDHDHDHDHDHGHSHSHDQGRRQPITPGPPNPKALALAKFLKGQDLKTRTCILNGERKDMFKVKRVLRAIQSPAYEKARKKNPLLPEITDMATLENTFKLLPMSMLALRVTQIEPQLGPNGKKPKRIKGQWNVRIEQQQEAHEDMYYAWLWEGSQVKRQLYAALALLLIFIVVLYPLWPLKLRQGVYYLSWGLLCLLGLFFVMAIFRVILFCITYFVASPGLWLYPNLWEDVSFMDSFRPVWAWHETAEEKKAKKKSKKKSRNAGSSVGPNSAFAAATGQVAPATATTTGTSTQVATGDMHQRSYVAPRVEELGDDE, from the exons ATGCCTCCCGGTATGCAGCGCCCGACACCGGAGCAGATTGCCGAGATCCAGCGCAGGATTGCCGAAGATGCGCAAAAGGCGGGCATGTCGGTGCCCGAGTTCATCGAGCACATCAAGAGGCAGGCAAtggagcagcagcggcagcaggcgcAACAAGGCGGGCATGGCGGGTGCGACCACGATCAtgaccacgaccacgaccacgggCATGATCACGGCCACGACCACGATCACGACCACGATCACGACCAtgaccacgaccacgatcACGGCCACAGCCATTCGCACGATCAGGGTCGCCGGCAGCCAATCACGCCCGGTCCGCCGAACCCCAAGGCTCTCGCCCTGGCCAAGTTCCTCAAGGGCCAGGACCTCAAGACTCGCACCTGCATCCTAAATGGCGAGCGCAAGGACATGTTCAAGG TCAAGCGTGTCCTGCGTGCCATTCAGTCTCCGGCGTACGAGAAAGCACGCAAGAAGAATCCACTTCTGCCCGAGATCACGGACATGGCCACTCTTGAAAACACGTTTAAGCTTCTGCCCATGAGCATGCTCGCCTTGCGAGTCACCCAGATCGAACCTCAGCTCGGGCCGAACGGAAAGAAGCCCAAGCGGATCAAGGGCCAGTGGAACGTGCGGAttgagcagcagcaggaggccCACGAGGACATGTACTACGCTTGGTTGTGGGAAGGCAGCCAGGTCAAGCGCCAGCTCTACgctgccctcgccctccttctcatcttcatcgtcgtcctgtACCCCCTCTGGCCGCTCAAGCTCCGTCAGGGAGTTTACTACCTGAGCTGGGGCTTGCTGTGCTTGCTCGGTTTGTTCTTCGTCATGGCCATCTTTCGTGTCATCCTGTTCTGCATCACCTACTTTGTCGCTTCCCCGGGTCTTTGGCTCTACCCGAACTTGTGGGAAGACGTGTCGTTCATGGACAGCTTCCGACCCGTCTGGGCCTGGCACGAG ACTGCCGAAGAAAagaaggcgaagaagaaaTCGAAGAAGAAGTCCAGGAACGCCGGCTCGTCGGTTGGTCCCAACagcgcctttgccgccgccaccggtcAAGTGGCACCGGCCaccgccacgacgacgggcacgagcacgcaGGTGGCGACGGGGGACATGCATCAGCGATCCTACGTCGCGCCCAGAGTCGAAGAGCTGGGCGATGACGAGTGA
- a CDS encoding Mediator complex, subunit Med21/Med9, which translates to MGDRLTQLQDAVDQLAQQFVACLHFVHRRHDLKTLGPNDRVRDIKQDPHQKEVDPLPAEEFRPGLRELSRDLVVKEQQIEYLISSLPGLDNSEKDQERCIKDLEEELKAAEVQRLEALKERDRILAELDSVIRSVRRP; encoded by the exons ATGGGTGACCGGCTCACGCAGCTGCAGGATGCTGTTGACCAG CTTGCGCAGCAATTCGTCGCCTGCTTGCACTTTGTCCACCGACGACACGATCTCAAGACGCTGGGTCCCAACGACAGAGTACGCGACATAAAGCAGGACCCGCACCAGAAGGAAG TTGATCCGCTCCCCGCCGAAGAGTTCCGGCCGGGCCTTCGCGAGCTGTCGCGAGACCTCGTCGTGAAGGAGCAGCAGATCGAGTACTTGATATCCTCCCTCCCGGGTCTGGACAACAGCGAAAAGGACCAGGAGCGATGCATCAAGGAcctggaggaggagctcaaggcggccgaggtgcagcGACTGGAGGCGCTGAAGGAGAGGGACCGCATACTAGCCGAGCTCGATTCCGTCATTCGAAGTGTGCGGCGTCCCTGA
- a CDS encoding putative acetyltransferase → MAHSNSGLVIPFDPKAHAHLTPYLAAIHASCITVDRAICIFLPPLSHEKLLCWWKERIAEVGEGTRLIWILLAELDTTGKPKGPDVMGVVMLAMPTSETATFRGLVEMLLVQKSFRGKGGARLLVAALEDGAAKLGRTTLLLETEADSPAEAVYRKLGYVEMGKVPGYGMSPAGELKDGTFFYKQL, encoded by the exons ATGGCCCATTCTAACTCTGGCCTCGTCATTCCTTTTGACCCCAAGGCACATGCCCACCTAACGCCAtacctcgccgccatccatgCCTCGTGCATCACAGTGGACCGCGCCATCTGCATCTTTTTGCCTCCTCTGTCCCACGAGAAGCTGCTGTGTTGGTGGAAGGAGCGGATAGCAGAGGTTGGCGAGGGCACGCGCCTCATCTGGATTCTTCTGGCAGAGCTGGATACCACAGGCAAGCCCAAGGGCCCCGACGTCATGGGCGTCGTCATGCTTGCGATGCCGACCTCTGAGACGGCCACTTTTCGTGGACTCGTCGAGATGCTCCTGGTGCAGAAGAGCTTCCGTGGCAAGGGCGGTGCAAGATTACTCGTCGCTGCTCTCGAGGATGGTGCAGCCAAGCTTGGTCGAACGACACTC CTGCTGGAGACGGAAGCAGATAGCCCTGCGGAGGCGGTATATAGGAAACTCGGCTATGTCGAGATGGGCAAAGTCCCCGGGTACGGCATGAGTCCGGCGGGCGAGCTGAAGGATGGCACTTTCTTCTACAAGCAGCTCTGA
- a CDS encoding putative pyrimidine 5`-nucleotidase, with product MGSEADLAPSRRKPVLFFDIDNCLYPRSTKVHDLMAELIDQYFVKHLDIPFEEAVRLHREYYTNYGLAIEGLVRHHQIDPLDYNTKVDDALPLEEIIKPNPALRSLLEDIDKTKVTMWLFTNAYVTHGRRVVKLLGIEDLFDGLTYCDYAQQPLICKPHPDMYRRGMREAGIERVEDCFFVDDSYLNCVKAKEFGWTAAHLVEEGLPIPQTPASQYQIRNLLELRNIYPQFFKSTSKT from the exons ATGGGTTCCGAGGCCGATCTCGCACCGAGCCGCCGCAAGCCGGTCCTGTTCTT CGATATCGACAACTGCCTTTACCCGAGGA GCACCAAGGTCCACGATCTGATGGCGGAGCTGATTGATCAGTATTTTGTCAAGCACCTGGATATACCATTCGAGGAGGCCGTGAGACTGCACAGGGAGTACTACACCAACTACGGCTTGGCCATCGAGGGCCTCGTCCGCCACCACCAGATCGACCCGCTCGACTACAACACCAAGGTGGACGATGCGCTGCCCCTCGAGGAAATCATCAAGCCGAACCCCGCTCTCCGAAGCCTGCTCGAGGACATCGATAAGACCAAAGTGACCATGTGGCTCTTCACGAATGCCTACGTCACGCACGGAAGGCGGGTCGTGAAACTGCTCGGGATCGAGGACCTCTTTGACGGTCTGACCTACTGCGATTATGCGCAGCAACCACTGATATGCAAGCCGCACCCAGACATGTACAGGAGGGGCATGCGagaggccggcatcgagcgGGTGGAGGACTGCTTCTTTGTCG ACGACTCCTACTTGAACTGCGTCAAAGCCAAAGAGTTCggctggacggcggcgcaccTCGTCGAAGAAGGCCTGCCTATACCCCAAACTCCTGCGTCGCAATATCAAATTCGGAATCTGCTGGAGCTGCGCAACATCTACCCACAGTTTTTCAAGTCGACCTCGAAAACCTAG